The following proteins come from a genomic window of Trueperaceae bacterium:
- a CDS encoding 4-carboxy-4-hydroxy-2-oxoadipate aldolase/oxaloacetate decarboxylase, which translates to MARDLRAICERLAELGVATVYEAAGRQGLIDCDLVQLLPGSRVAGPARTVSLGQSDNLMAHAVIERIQPGDVVVLAMPAEEPVGLIGELLVTQIQKREAAAVLSNGAMRDVEELEQMGLPIWSRFIRAKGATKKVPGALDVPVVLGGTTIEPGDVIVLDADGATCVPEARLDEVLEKSEARLERETAMRKRLQDGEMSIDIHGLREAVERV; encoded by the coding sequence GTGGCACGCGATCTCCGAGCGATCTGCGAGCGCCTCGCCGAGCTGGGTGTTGCGACCGTCTACGAGGCCGCCGGCCGGCAGGGGCTCATAGACTGCGATCTGGTGCAGCTACTGCCCGGATCGCGCGTTGCCGGACCTGCCCGTACCGTCTCCTTGGGCCAGTCGGACAACCTGATGGCGCACGCGGTGATCGAACGGATCCAACCGGGCGACGTAGTAGTCCTGGCGATGCCGGCAGAGGAGCCGGTCGGACTGATCGGTGAGCTGCTAGTTACCCAGATCCAGAAACGCGAAGCGGCGGCTGTACTGAGCAACGGCGCCATGCGTGACGTCGAGGAGCTCGAGCAGATGGGCCTGCCCATCTGGAGCCGCTTCATCCGGGCCAAGGGCGCGACCAAGAAAGTGCCTGGCGCGCTCGACGTACCGGTCGTCCTGGGGGGCACCACCATTGAGCCGGGCGACGTGATCGTCCTCGACGCCGACGGCGCTACCTGCGTGCCGGAAGCTCGGCTGGACGAGGTGCTGGAGAAGTCGGAAGCGCGACTCGAGCGCGAGACCGCCATGCGCAAGCGTTTGCAGGACGGGGAGATGTCGATAGACATCCATGGGTTGCGGGAGGCGGTGGAGAGAGTATAG
- a CDS encoding 5-carboxymethyl-2-hydroxymuconate Delta-isomerase has product MPHITFEYSDNLDVDTRKFLAALHERLSATGIVASKGLKSRALRFDDWYISDGSEDYAFAHLNMLIRGGRSAEEKERLTREAIALLEETFAERRENGYISLSVDIKEMLEGEHVTRHNIPNRREEGAL; this is encoded by the coding sequence ATGCCGCACATCACATTCGAATACTCCGACAACCTCGACGTCGACACGCGGAAGTTCCTGGCCGCACTGCACGAGCGGCTTTCCGCCACCGGGATCGTCGCCAGCAAGGGGCTCAAGAGCCGCGCGCTGCGCTTCGACGACTGGTACATCTCGGACGGCAGTGAGGACTACGCCTTCGCGCACCTGAACATGCTCATCCGCGGCGGACGCTCTGCCGAGGAGAAGGAGCGCCTGACCCGCGAGGCGATCGCCTTGCTCGAGGAGACGTTCGCGGAAAGGCGCGAGAACGGCTACATCTCCCTTTCTGTCGACATCAAGGAGATGCTGGAAGGGGAGCACGTCACCCGCCACAACATCCCCAACCGCCGGGAGGAGGGGGCGCTGTGA
- a CDS encoding TRAP transporter fused permease subunit — protein sequence MGRLDKTRAWLGNGAWLAAVLFVTTVQPLYLLPIEQQLPITLMLVMVGLFLRRPLFRSERLARVGSVGVAIDLLLVVASVVVGLYVALNYHDIIFRQGAFTRADLWISLIGLFLTLEAVRRSVGWPLTIVCLVFVLYAVYGRVMPGALLHRGYSIDRVAQHVTLSYSGIYGIPLAVMVRYVILFIVFGALLQASGAADFLVRFAQVVAGRYTGGLGKVAVVASGLVGTISGSAAGNVATTGSVTIPAMKRSGYHPHFAGAIEAVASTGGQIMPPIMGAAAFLLADYLAIPYIRVVTAAIIPALFYYLSAGFAIDLYARANGIRGLSKEELPRFWPTLRSGWIFIIVIALVYGMLIYGYSPTRAAFIGVVAAALLALLKRAGLRASLDVLIDGAKSAAILCAVTAGAGIVVGVVQLTGLGAILASALVDMSLGNVLILLVLVMVASIILGMGMPTTVVYVLLAALVGPALVDMGIRPLAAHFFFFYYGVLAAITPPVALASYAAASIAGSDFNRTGWEAFRMALPAFIVPFFFVLNPALLLDGTPGEVIHTSLSAGLGIWLFTTAVMNWLRGRMSVWTRLLLFAAAFLLLDGGWRTDVIGLVVTCGVLLLRLRPGRVTTNEEVPVRSAE from the coding sequence GTGGGCCGACTAGACAAGACGCGCGCCTGGCTCGGAAACGGAGCCTGGCTGGCGGCTGTACTGTTCGTGACGACGGTACAGCCGCTCTACCTCTTGCCCATAGAGCAGCAGTTGCCCATCACGCTGATGCTGGTGATGGTGGGCCTGTTCCTCCGGCGGCCGCTGTTCCGCAGTGAACGCCTTGCCCGGGTGGGCAGCGTAGGCGTCGCCATCGACCTGCTGCTCGTCGTCGCCTCGGTGGTGGTCGGCCTCTACGTCGCCCTCAATTACCACGACATCATCTTCCGTCAGGGGGCGTTCACCCGCGCGGATCTGTGGATCAGCCTCATCGGGCTCTTCCTCACCCTCGAAGCGGTCCGGCGCTCAGTAGGCTGGCCCCTCACGATCGTTTGCCTGGTGTTCGTGCTCTACGCCGTCTACGGGCGCGTCATGCCCGGCGCGCTGCTGCATCGCGGTTACTCGATAGACCGGGTGGCCCAGCACGTGACGCTCAGCTACTCCGGCATCTACGGGATCCCCTTGGCCGTGATGGTCCGTTACGTGATCCTCTTCATCGTCTTCGGAGCGCTGTTGCAGGCCAGCGGCGCAGCCGACTTCCTGGTGCGCTTCGCCCAGGTCGTGGCCGGAAGGTACACCGGGGGCCTCGGCAAGGTCGCCGTCGTGGCCAGCGGACTGGTGGGCACCATCTCGGGCAGCGCCGCCGGTAACGTGGCCACTACCGGCAGCGTGACCATACCGGCCATGAAGCGCAGCGGCTACCATCCCCACTTCGCCGGGGCCATCGAAGCCGTAGCGTCGACCGGCGGGCAGATCATGCCACCGATCATGGGTGCGGCTGCCTTCCTCCTGGCCGACTACCTGGCGATCCCTTACATCCGTGTGGTCACGGCAGCCATCATCCCCGCTCTGTTCTACTACCTGAGTGCCGGGTTCGCGATCGACCTCTACGCTAGGGCGAACGGGATCAGAGGTCTGTCCAAGGAGGAGTTGCCTCGGTTCTGGCCGACGCTGCGCTCGGGCTGGATCTTCATCATCGTCATCGCCCTGGTATACGGGATGCTGATCTACGGCTACTCACCAACTCGGGCGGCCTTCATCGGGGTGGTGGCGGCGGCCCTGCTGGCACTCCTGAAACGGGCGGGTCTGCGGGCCTCGCTCGACGTCCTGATCGACGGCGCCAAATCAGCAGCGATCCTGTGCGCGGTGACGGCCGGAGCCGGCATCGTCGTGGGCGTGGTGCAACTCACCGGCCTGGGCGCCATTCTCGCTTCGGCACTGGTGGACATGTCGCTCGGCAACGTCCTGATACTCCTGGTGCTGGTGATGGTCGCATCCATAATCCTCGGCATGGGCATGCCGACGACCGTTGTCTACGTGCTTCTCGCCGCGCTGGTGGGCCCGGCACTGGTCGATATGGGCATCCGTCCGTTGGCCGCCCATTTCTTCTTCTTCTACTACGGCGTACTGGCCGCCATCACGCCGCCAGTGGCGCTGGCCTCCTACGCGGCCGCATCGATCGCCGGGAGCGACTTCAACCGTACCGGCTGGGAGGCGTTCCGGATGGCGCTGCCGGCATTCATCGTGCCGTTCTTCTTCGTGCTCAACCCGGCCCTGCTGCTCGATGGGACACCCGGCGAGGTGATCCACACCTCCCTGTCGGCCGGCCTGGGCATCTGGCTGTTCACCACCGCCGTGATGAACTGGTTACGCGGCCGCATGTCTGTGTGGACACGCTTGCTGCTGTTCGCGGCAGCGTTCCTGCTGCTCGATGGCGGCTGGAGGACGGACGTCATAGGTCTTGTCGTAACCTGCGGCGTGCTGCTTCTACGGCTGCGGCCAGGCAGAGTGACGACCAACGAGGAGGTCCCGGTAAGAAGTGCCGAGTGA
- a CDS encoding isochorismatase family protein, which translates to MEIRRWASVLSEDDIAAFEKGGFGRRMGFGSKPALLVVDMTKLFVDPKYPNAYGDRAEQALEAYRELLGVSRELRLPIFFSRRDSRRTEVERGVTALKWGHTEDPLWLVDPEADEWPESIEPRDGEYVIRKSKPSAFFETPLRSQLAYLGVDTLIVGGVSTSGCVRAAVTDAFSCNLRVIVPEECCADRSSLSHAVSLIDMDMKFADVMPLAEVVSELRKTVLTTSLSK; encoded by the coding sequence GTGGAGATACGCAGGTGGGCATCCGTCCTCAGCGAAGACGACATCGCCGCGTTCGAGAAGGGGGGCTTCGGTCGGAGGATGGGATTCGGCTCGAAACCAGCCCTTCTCGTGGTCGACATGACGAAGCTGTTCGTCGATCCCAAGTACCCGAACGCCTACGGCGATAGAGCCGAGCAGGCCCTGGAAGCGTACCGGGAGCTTCTGGGCGTTTCGCGGGAGCTGCGGCTTCCGATCTTCTTCTCCAGGCGCGACTCGAGGCGAACCGAAGTGGAGAGGGGTGTGACCGCGCTCAAGTGGGGTCACACCGAGGATCCGCTCTGGCTCGTCGATCCGGAGGCGGACGAGTGGCCGGAGTCGATCGAACCGCGCGATGGCGAGTATGTGATCCGGAAATCGAAGCCCAGCGCATTCTTCGAGACGCCTTTACGGAGCCAACTGGCGTACCTGGGCGTGGACACGCTGATAGTTGGCGGGGTCTCGACAAGCGGCTGCGTGCGGGCCGCTGTCACCGACGCCTTCTCCTGCAACCTCAGGGTCATCGTGCCCGAGGAGTGCTGCGCCGACAGGTCGAGCCTCTCCCACGCTGTCAGCCTCATCGACATGGACATGAAGTTCGCCGATGTCATGCCGCTCGCCGAGGTTGTTTCCGAACTGCGCAAGACGGTTCTAACTACCAGCCTTTCGAAGTGA
- a CDS encoding ABC transporter substrate-binding protein: MKRLVGFTLTLLAFVGALFSGGAMAEPEGALRVGVRTEADIWDPHVASDFSTVVQLRNVYEPLVDLTPDLRLEGVLAESWEVSEDALTYTFHLRPDVTFTDGTPFDAESAKFSLERLIELQRSGAYLSLQHVDTIEAIDPLTLRVTLGEPFAPFLRSLWLAWMVSPTAVEEHDEENGGRDWLEENSAGTGPYVLAERERGERIVLEANPDYWRGWEGPHFATIELLTVPEAATQRLMLERGDLDISLLYEPTYIDIYRDTDGIKVEGGPTLDQIFARIQVMGGSTEDVRVRQALNYLWDGQVFADLMDGMAAPSPGPLVPELLGGEAVPNPYSYDPEKALELLAEAGYPNGQGLQLRIWTHQPDPTKKVLAEAIQALLASAGVNAEIQTAEWPAIRKTVVDYSNTGDPALRKELMIFNIKTRYGDPRELFLFLYHSDSMHGQGNNYMNYSNPEVDRLIDEAMVSANEEEAIELMRQAAEIVVRDAPDIFAGRMQAFVPMREDVAGYVHRPMTAELIHFYELHRAP, translated from the coding sequence ATGAAGAGGCTTGTCGGATTCACGCTGACCTTGCTCGCGTTCGTGGGCGCGCTGTTCTCAGGCGGCGCGATGGCGGAGCCCGAGGGCGCGCTTCGAGTCGGGGTGCGAACCGAAGCGGACATCTGGGACCCACACGTAGCCAGCGACTTCTCCACCGTCGTTCAGTTGAGGAACGTCTACGAGCCGCTCGTCGACCTGACTCCCGATCTGAGACTCGAGGGCGTGCTCGCCGAGTCGTGGGAGGTTTCCGAAGACGCCCTTACCTACACCTTCCACCTGCGGCCCGACGTCACGTTCACCGACGGCACGCCCTTCGATGCGGAGAGCGCCAAGTTCTCGCTCGAGAGGCTCATAGAGCTGCAGCGCTCGGGCGCCTACCTGTCGCTTCAGCATGTCGACACCATCGAGGCCATCGACCCGCTCACGCTGCGCGTCACCCTCGGTGAGCCGTTCGCCCCCTTCCTCCGCAGCCTCTGGCTTGCCTGGATGGTCAGTCCGACGGCCGTAGAGGAGCACGATGAAGAGAACGGGGGGCGCGACTGGCTGGAAGAGAACAGCGCCGGTACCGGTCCTTACGTGCTTGCCGAGCGAGAACGAGGCGAGAGGATCGTGCTCGAGGCCAACCCCGATTACTGGCGCGGCTGGGAAGGCCCCCACTTCGCGACCATCGAGCTGCTTACGGTGCCGGAGGCGGCCACCCAGAGGTTGATGCTCGAGCGCGGCGACCTCGACATCTCGCTCCTCTACGAGCCCACCTATATCGACATCTACCGGGATACGGACGGCATCAAGGTCGAGGGTGGGCCAACACTCGATCAGATATTCGCCCGCATCCAGGTGATGGGTGGCTCGACCGAGGATGTGCGGGTTCGCCAGGCCCTCAACTACCTCTGGGATGGCCAGGTCTTCGCCGACCTGATGGACGGCATGGCCGCTCCTTCGCCAGGCCCGCTCGTTCCGGAGCTGCTGGGTGGCGAAGCGGTCCCTAACCCCTACAGCTACGACCCCGAGAAGGCGCTGGAACTGCTGGCGGAGGCTGGTTACCCTAACGGACAGGGCCTTCAGTTGCGGATCTGGACACACCAACCTGACCCGACCAAGAAGGTTCTGGCAGAAGCGATCCAGGCCCTCCTGGCCAGCGCCGGCGTGAACGCCGAGATCCAGACGGCCGAGTGGCCAGCCATCCGAAAGACGGTCGTCGACTACAGCAATACCGGCGACCCGGCGCTCCGCAAGGAGCTGATGATCTTCAACATCAAGACGCGTTACGGAGACCCTAGGGAGCTCTTTCTCTTCCTCTATCACTCCGACTCGATGCACGGCCAGGGCAATAACTACATGAACTACAGCAATCCGGAGGTCGACCGGTTGATCGACGAGGCCATGGTGTCGGCGAACGAGGAGGAGGCCATCGAGCTGATGCGCCAGGCCGCCGAGATCGTGGTACGGGACGCTCCGGACATCTTCGCTGGCCGGATGCAGGCGTTCGTGCCTATGCGTGAGGACGTGGCCGGCTACGTCCACAGACCGATGACGGCGGAACTGATCCACTTCTACGAGCTGCACAGGGCACCCTGA
- a CDS encoding GntR family transcriptional regulator has product MPSEASSEKSATDVAYERIREKIVEGEFRPSQRLVEATLAENLGVSRHNVRVALGRLQSDGLVRIEPNHGATVATLGLEDTLDILVAREALEAEVARLAAERVSAAELEQLEACLRTMKLSLEQSEFENYSKTNRTFHQIIYRASGNGTMPELIALLRLRMARLHVRTILIPGRSDKSLAEHTGILDALREGDADGAEAALRTHMKSLREAIRKAWNLVGV; this is encoded by the coding sequence GTGCCGAGTGAAGCTTCATCCGAGAAGAGCGCGACCGACGTAGCCTACGAGCGCATCCGCGAGAAGATCGTCGAGGGCGAGTTCCGCCCTTCGCAGAGGCTGGTCGAGGCGACCCTGGCAGAGAACCTGGGCGTCAGCCGGCACAACGTGCGAGTCGCCCTGGGCAGGCTTCAGTCCGATGGTCTGGTGAGGATCGAACCGAACCATGGCGCCACAGTCGCAACCCTTGGCCTGGAGGACACGCTCGACATACTGGTGGCCCGGGAAGCATTGGAGGCCGAGGTAGCGCGACTCGCGGCGGAGAGGGTCAGCGCCGCGGAGCTCGAGCAGCTCGAAGCCTGCCTCAGGACGATGAAGTTGTCGCTGGAGCAGTCGGAGTTCGAGAACTACTCGAAGACCAACCGCACCTTCCATCAGATCATCTACCGAGCCAGTGGCAACGGGACCATGCCCGAGCTCATCGCACTGTTGCGCTTGCGGATGGCCAGGCTGCATGTTCGCACCATCCTCATCCCCGGGCGCAGCGACAAGTCGCTGGCAGAGCACACGGGAATCCTGGATGCGTTGCGGGAGGGTGACGCCGACGGCGCGGAGGCCGCGCTTCGGACGCATATGAAGAGTCTCCGCGAGGCGATCAGGAAGGCCTGGAATCTGGTGGGGGTGTAG
- a CDS encoding ABC transporter permease, whose amino-acid sequence MTSDSSWAGSRNGLQGFRWQLRRGIRFVRGGGPGLMILLFLALVALLPSLFATHSPVQISPLERLQPPSTEHLFGTDHLGRDTYSRVVYGARVSIWASLRVVVSAGLFGTLFGAVSGLYGGSVDRVMMRVVDVFLAFPYLILAMGIAALLGRSLENAIIGLAMVWWAQYGRLVRNKVVSLRGQAYVTSARALGATQLRLMFRHILPNTMTPVFVKASLDMGQAILATASLSFIGLGAAPPSPEWGAMITESRSYILDAWWLPTFPGLGIFLAVLGFNMVGDSMRDLIDPRSGS is encoded by the coding sequence ATGACTAGCGACAGCTCCTGGGCCGGTTCGAGGAACGGCCTTCAGGGCTTCCGCTGGCAACTCCGTCGCGGTATCAGATTCGTGCGCGGCGGCGGCCCGGGCCTGATGATCCTGCTGTTCCTCGCGCTCGTCGCGCTGCTCCCGTCGCTGTTCGCTACCCACTCGCCCGTCCAGATCTCCCCTCTGGAAAGACTTCAGCCGCCATCGACCGAACACCTGTTCGGCACCGACCATCTGGGACGGGATACCTACAGCCGGGTCGTATACGGAGCACGAGTATCGATCTGGGCCAGTCTCCGGGTAGTGGTCTCGGCAGGACTCTTCGGCACGCTCTTCGGCGCCGTGTCGGGACTATATGGCGGCTCGGTCGACCGGGTGATGATGCGAGTAGTGGACGTGTTCCTCGCGTTCCCATACCTCATCCTTGCGATGGGCATCGCCGCGTTGCTCGGTCGAAGCCTAGAGAATGCCATCATCGGCCTGGCTATGGTGTGGTGGGCGCAGTACGGAAGGCTGGTCCGCAACAAGGTCGTTTCCCTGCGCGGTCAAGCGTACGTCACATCGGCTCGAGCCTTGGGCGCGACCCAGCTCCGGCTGATGTTTCGACACATCCTGCCGAATACGATGACGCCCGTCTTCGTGAAGGCCAGTCTCGACATGGGCCAGGCGATCCTCGCAACCGCGTCGCTCAGTTTCATCGGGCTGGGCGCAGCGCCCCCTTCGCCCGAGTGGGGCGCCATGATCACTGAATCCAGGTCTTACATCCTCGATGCCTGGTGGTTGCCAACCTTTCCGGGCCTCGGCATCTTCCTGGCAGTGCTGGGGTTCAACATGGTGGGCGACAGCATGCGTGATCTCATCGACCCGCGCTCTGGCTCATGA
- a CDS encoding TAXI family TRAP transporter solute-binding subunit encodes MKFRQAGRSLVVAVVALIGLAFVQAQEEDWPRFVSIGTASPAGAYYPLGVAMADLWNRNIEGVRFSSQETGGSVANMNMLESGDIEIGIANENIAWNATEGNEPFSHPIDVNLGWTLNKSMGLFVAPRSSGLETVEDLRGKRVSLGTPGSSANVLGARVLESQGLAEGDYEAVYMGWQESADAMNDGFVDAAFFVGGQPFPAIESLAVRTPINVLDFDAQKLRELPGFPLSTGTIPADMYDTESDATAVQVRSINYVDPELPADLVYEMVKVVFDNLDALAAAHSTGDQAELLSPEDAEALGIEVHPGVVRYAQEVGAWAD; translated from the coding sequence ATGAAGTTTCGGCAAGCAGGCCGCAGTCTCGTCGTAGCCGTAGTCGCACTCATCGGACTAGCCTTCGTCCAAGCGCAGGAGGAGGATTGGCCGCGCTTCGTGTCCATCGGCACGGCCTCCCCGGCAGGGGCTTACTACCCGTTGGGCGTAGCCATGGCAGACCTCTGGAACCGCAACATCGAAGGCGTTCGTTTCTCCTCACAGGAGACCGGTGGAAGCGTCGCCAACATGAACATGCTCGAGTCGGGCGACATCGAGATCGGAATCGCCAACGAGAACATCGCCTGGAACGCCACCGAGGGCAACGAACCGTTCTCCCATCCGATCGACGTGAACCTGGGGTGGACCCTCAACAAGAGCATGGGCCTGTTCGTAGCGCCCCGTTCTTCCGGCCTGGAGACGGTCGAGGACCTGCGCGGCAAGCGGGTTTCACTGGGTACCCCCGGCTCTTCTGCAAATGTCCTCGGCGCCCGGGTGCTCGAGAGCCAGGGCCTGGCCGAGGGCGACTACGAGGCCGTCTACATGGGCTGGCAGGAGTCGGCCGACGCGATGAACGACGGTTTCGTCGACGCCGCTTTCTTCGTGGGAGGTCAACCCTTCCCCGCGATCGAATCGCTGGCGGTGCGCACTCCGATCAACGTCCTCGACTTCGATGCCCAGAAGCTGCGTGAGCTACCCGGATTCCCACTCAGCACCGGCACCATCCCAGCAGACATGTACGACACCGAGAGCGACGCCACCGCCGTGCAGGTGCGCTCGATCAACTACGTCGACCCGGAGCTGCCCGCCGACCTCGTCTACGAGATGGTGAAGGTGGTCTTCGACAATCTCGACGCCCTGGCCGCGGCCCACTCGACCGGTGACCAGGCAGAACTCCTGAGCCCGGAGGACGCCGAAGCGCTCGGCATCGAGGTCCACCCCGGCGTGGTGCGCTACGCCCAGGAAGTGGGGGCGTGGGCCGACTAG
- a CDS encoding amidohydrolase family protein: MKTCMPPDPNPRKPTFTPPPGACDAHCHVFGPASVFPYHPTSSYIPPDAPAAKLAELHRFLGIDRAVIVQASCHGPDNRAMLAAIASSGGRYRGVCIADSSFRSSDFEELDRGGVRGVRFNFVKHLGGAPDLDFIESVVRMVEPLGWHLVVHVNAEDLIEHEPFFSRFQLPIVVDHMGRVPVSQGVDQEAFKILLSRLERDNWWVKVCGAERISADGHPFLDAVPFARALIEVAPDRVLWGTDWPHPNIRKWMPNDGDLVDLLPQFAPDEETRRKILVGNPARLYGWGTTNLSGRSDDDCSLQL; this comes from the coding sequence ATGAAAACCTGCATGCCGCCGGACCCGAACCCGCGCAAGCCGACCTTTACGCCTCCGCCCGGGGCATGTGACGCTCACTGCCACGTCTTCGGCCCGGCAAGCGTCTTCCCCTATCACCCAACGAGCAGCTATATCCCGCCAGACGCACCTGCTGCGAAGCTCGCCGAGCTGCACCGCTTCCTGGGCATCGACCGGGCGGTGATCGTTCAGGCAAGTTGCCACGGGCCCGACAATCGGGCCATGCTCGCGGCCATCGCATCTAGCGGCGGCAGATACCGCGGGGTCTGCATCGCCGACTCCAGCTTCCGCAGCAGCGATTTCGAGGAGCTCGACAGGGGAGGCGTGCGTGGCGTGCGCTTCAACTTCGTCAAGCACCTCGGCGGAGCGCCCGATCTCGACTTCATCGAGAGTGTCGTGCGGATGGTGGAGCCGCTGGGCTGGCACCTGGTCGTGCACGTGAATGCAGAAGACCTCATCGAGCATGAGCCGTTCTTCTCCCGCTTCCAGCTGCCTATCGTCGTCGACCACATGGGTCGCGTGCCCGTGTCGCAAGGGGTGGACCAGGAAGCGTTCAAGATACTGCTGTCGCGACTCGAGCGCGATAACTGGTGGGTGAAGGTGTGCGGGGCCGAGCGGATCTCGGCCGACGGCCACCCTTTCCTCGACGCCGTGCCGTTCGCCCGCGCGCTCATCGAGGTCGCACCCGACCGGGTTCTCTGGGGGACCGACTGGCCCCACCCGAACATCAGGAAGTGGATGCCGAACGACGGGGATCTCGTCGACCTGCTGCCTCAGTTCGCTCCGGACGAGGAGACCAGGCGGAAGATCCTGGTGGGCAATCCTGCCCGGTTGTACGGGTGGGGAACTACGAATTTGAGCGGCAGGAGTGACGATGACTGCTCTCTGCAACTTTGA
- a CDS encoding ABC transporter permease: MLTYVLRRLFFTVFIIFGVAVVVFFMANALPTDPAVAALGVGANQEMIDAMREELGLDEPTLVRFVEYLGRLVRGDFGRSIVTDRPVMTDLLERYPNTIELAFLSMLLSILVGVPLGVASARHARTWVDGLLRGIAISAAALPIFWVALMLQLIFYGRLGWLPAGGRLGTAADIETVTGFLVLDSIVSGNWRAMLDVARHLVLPVVSLSGLTLATIMRMTRSSMLDVMREPYVDTARSKGLTERTVLYRHVLRTAAIPIVTVIGLRFGHLLAGAVITESIFSWPGVGDYAVKAMLRNDYFAITAFVMTMTLFYALINLLTDISLAWLDPTVQYD; encoded by the coding sequence GTGCTCACCTACGTCCTGAGGCGCCTGTTCTTCACGGTGTTCATCATCTTCGGTGTTGCCGTGGTGGTGTTCTTCATGGCGAACGCGCTCCCTACCGACCCAGCCGTAGCCGCTCTGGGTGTGGGCGCGAACCAGGAGATGATCGACGCCATGCGCGAGGAGCTGGGGCTGGACGAGCCCACGCTCGTCCGCTTCGTCGAGTACTTGGGGCGGCTGGTCCGCGGCGACTTCGGTCGATCCATAGTCACCGACCGTCCAGTGATGACCGATCTCCTGGAACGCTATCCGAACACCATCGAACTAGCCTTCCTGAGCATGTTGCTGAGCATCCTGGTGGGCGTTCCACTTGGCGTGGCCTCCGCGCGTCACGCCCGAACCTGGGTCGACGGGCTCTTGCGGGGGATCGCCATCTCGGCGGCCGCGTTACCCATCTTCTGGGTGGCCCTGATGCTGCAACTGATCTTCTACGGTCGGCTCGGCTGGCTGCCCGCCGGCGGTCGTCTCGGTACCGCTGCCGATATCGAAACGGTGACCGGCTTCCTGGTGCTCGACTCCATCGTCAGTGGCAACTGGCGAGCCATGCTCGACGTGGCAAGGCACCTCGTCCTTCCGGTCGTGTCTCTCAGCGGCCTCACGCTGGCGACGATCATGAGGATGACGCGCTCCTCGATGCTCGACGTGATGAGAGAGCCGTACGTCGATACGGCGCGTTCGAAGGGTCTCACGGAGCGGACCGTCCTGTATCGCCACGTTCTCCGAACGGCCGCCATCCCGATTGTCACCGTCATCGGTCTGCGCTTCGGTCACCTGCTGGCCGGCGCCGTCATCACCGAGTCGATCTTCTCGTGGCCCGGCGTTGGCGACTACGCCGTCAAGGCGATGCTGCGTAACGACTACTTCGCGATCACGGCGTTCGTCATGACGATGACGCTCTTCTACGCGCTGATCAACCTCCTGACCGACATATCGCTGGCGTGGCTCGACCCGACGGTGCAGTATGACTAG
- a CDS encoding PIG-L deacetylase family protein: protein MSRKLLVVGAHSADFVWRSAGTVAVTTQAGGDVLVLALSYGERGESGNLWKEPGQTVENVKRIRHEQASKAAEAVGARFECLDLGDYPLELDREGMDRVSEVFRREKPDAVLTHTAVDPFNPDHPVANEVVTRARLLASGANVASAFERVDPPVLYAFEPHQPELSGFTPNTFVDITAVFEMKLAAMKCMGAQSYLYDYYSELANRRGNHARRISGDNSVEYAEALMRMTPAVVKGV, encoded by the coding sequence GTGAGCCGCAAGCTGCTGGTTGTCGGCGCCCACTCCGCCGACTTCGTCTGGCGCAGCGCCGGCACCGTCGCTGTAACTACCCAGGCAGGCGGAGACGTCCTGGTCCTCGCCCTCTCATACGGCGAGCGAGGCGAGTCGGGCAACCTCTGGAAGGAGCCCGGGCAAACAGTCGAGAACGTCAAGCGGATCAGGCACGAGCAGGCGAGCAAGGCGGCAGAGGCGGTAGGCGCCCGCTTCGAGTGCCTCGACCTTGGCGATTATCCGTTGGAGCTCGATCGTGAGGGTATGGACCGGGTCAGCGAGGTGTTCCGCCGTGAGAAGCCGGACGCGGTCCTCACCCACACCGCTGTCGACCCCTTCAACCCCGACCATCCGGTTGCCAACGAGGTCGTCACCAGAGCGCGGCTTCTCGCCTCCGGCGCCAACGTCGCAAGCGCCTTCGAACGCGTGGATCCGCCCGTGCTGTACGCCTTCGAGCCGCACCAGCCGGAACTCTCGGGCTTCACCCCCAACACCTTCGTCGATATCACCGCAGTCTTCGAGATGAAACTGGCGGCGATGAAGTGCATGGGCGCCCAGAGTTACCTCTACGACTACTACAGCGAGCTCGCCAATCGGCGCGGCAACCATGCTCGGCGCATCTCAGGCGACAACAGCGTCGAGTATGCCGAGGCGCTGATGCGGATGACCCCCGCCGTGGTGAAGGGGGTCTGA